CCATCATAATTTCTTCTTCTGCCAATAAATCTTGCAGAGTCTGGCTTAAATAGTCTATATTCGTGGTGGAAGTGTCGGTCGGTATTTCCTTTAATTCTGTGATATGGTGCTTTTTGCCATCATTCAATATGTTGAGGATGGCTTTTTTGATTAAAGAGGTGGTATTCTTTTCTTCGGCTTTATGGTTCAGGCAGACGTCGCAATGCCCGCAATCCGTTGATTCTGTTTCTCCGAAATAGCGCAAAAGCTGTCTGCTTCGGCAAACACGATTGTTCTGGCAGTAATTGATCATTGCGAGAATGCGTTCCTCGAACTTTTCTTTCCTGTCTTCATATACTTCTTTTGGAATGCAGAGCTGCTCTCCGTCCACCCGGTCCAACGTGTATCTGATGAGTGGGATGTTCTTTCTTGGAATGAAATTGATGATGCGTTTCTTGCTGAGATTCTGCAGAACCATATAGGTTTGGTTTCTGTCCAGACCTGCTTCTTGGGCTATGTAGCTTTCGTCTATATAGCAATAGTCGGTGAAGAGTCCGCCGTAGTTTCTCAGTAAAGCTGTAATGACATTGTTCTCGTTCGGTGTGGAGTTGTCGAGACGGTATAACTCGTTGCGGCTGAGAATAAAACGAACCCTGGCTTTGGTATCGGGGTCCTGCACGTATTCCAAGTATCCTGCCCGTTGTATGATGAGCAGGGCGGCATTTACCTGAATTGGGAAATGCTTGAAGGCAACACAGAATTTGTCTATCGGAAATTCATAGGTCGCATCCATTCCGCTTCCTACGCCTATCTGATAGAAGTAGGCTAAGTGCTCGTAAACATTCTGTATATATTCTCTTGACGGGAATGTATCTTCGATTCTTTTTCTGAGATTTCGCTCGTCGTGGTTTCTCGTATAGAGCAAGATAGCGTAGGCTTTCCTGCCGTCTCGTCCGCCACGGCCGGCTTCCTGAAAGTAGGCTTCGGGCGAACTCGGCGCGTCAATATGGATGACAATACGCACGTCGGGCTTGTCGATGCCCATTCCGAAGGCGTTTGTTGCCACCATCACACGCACTTTGTCTTCCTGCCAGTCGTTCTGTCGCTGGTCCTTCACGGTAGGTTCCAAACCAGCGTGATACCAAGTGGAGGATATTTGTTTATGTATCAAGTATTTAGCTACTTCTTTCGTTCGCTGTCTGCTGCGGCAGTACACGATTGCCGTTCCTCCGACGGATTTGAGGATATGCACCATTTCTTCCATTTTATCCTCTGTCTCACGGAGCACATACGCAAGATTCTTGCGCTCAAAACTCATTCTAAACGCATTTTCTTCCCTGAATCCTAATTGTGTTTGTATGTCCTTGACTACTTCCGGAGTGGCTGTTGCGGTAAGGGCGAGGATAGGAATGTTCGGAAGTATCTCGCGAATTTTGATAATTTCAAGGTAGGAGGGACGGAAATCGTAGCCCCATTGGCTGATGCAGTGGGCTTCATCGACGGTGATGAAGCTCACTTTCATACGTTTAACCTTGATTTGAAAGAGGTCGGATGAAAGTCGTTCGGGCGATATATATAAAAGTTTTATACCTCCGAAAATACAGTTCTCCAATGTTGTTACAATCTCATCGCGCGACATTCCTGAATAAATGGCGGCAGCCTTAATGCCTTGTCGCTTGAGATGGTCCACCTGATCCTTCATCAATGATATCAGTGGTGTGATGACGATACACACACCTTCCGTTGCCATAGCCGGCACTTGGAATGTGAGCGACTTACCGCCCCCCGTGGGCATCAGTCCGAGCGTATCTTTCCCTGCTCCGATGCTTTCTATTACTTCAGCCTGAATGCCTCGGAAGTCGGGATATCCCCAATATTTATGAAGGATTTCCTTGTATGTCATTATATAGAGATTGCTCGATGATGAAGTTCTATTCTTCTTCTGACGGACGGATACCTTCTATCTGAAGCTGTACTGCACCACGCTTAAACACGTTGTCTTCTATGGTGTAGACGATATCGAAGGAACGTTTCGACTTGATGTAGCGTGCAGACTGGCTCTGTCCGAAAGCTATTCCGTTCATCACGTTGTTTGATTTGGAATCTACCAATTCCAGTTTGATGTGTTCCTGCTCACGGCCGACAACCTTGCTTGTGCCGAAATCGAATACGTCCTTTGTGCAGAACAGAGGTTTGGGATTGCTGGGACCGAAGGGGGCGAACCTCTTCAGGTCGTTGTGGAGTTTCTTTGTAATGTCCTTGAAGTCGATTACTGCATCGATGTCGAGCGAAGCCTCGGTCTGCTCGGGGAGAATATGCTCATCAACATATTTCTGGAAGCGTATTCTGAACTCCTTTACATTGTCCCATTTCAGTGTCAGACCTGCTGCGTAGGTGTGTCCGCCGAAGTTTTGGAGCAGATCGCTGCAACTCTTGATAGCCGAATACAGGTCGAAGCCTGCCACGCTGCGTGCAGAACCTGTTGCAAAGTCTTCATCTCGTGTGATGACAATCGTAGGACGATAGTAGATTTCCGTCAGTCTTGAAGCCACAATACCGATAACGCCTTTCTTCCAATGCTCGTCGTAGAGCACGATGCTCGTCTGGTGCTTCTGATTTTCAAGGCGTTCTACAATCTGATTGGCCTCTTCGGTCATCTGACGGTCCACATCCTTTCGCTTCTCATTGTATTCGTCGATGTGTTTTGCTGCGACAAGTGCCGTTGCCAAATCGCGTTCCACAAGGAGATCAACGCTCTCTCGGCCGTTCTCCATTCGTCCGCTTGCATTGATTCGTGGGCCTATCTTGAAGATAATATCGCTCATCGACAGTTCCCGTCCGTTGAGTCCACAGATGTCTATGATGGCTTTCAGGCCTACGCTTGGGTTCTGATTGAGCTGTTTGAGACCGTGAAAGGCGAGAATGCGATTCTCGTCCACTACTGGAACAAGGTCGGCTGCAATGCTCACGGCACAGAAATCGAGTAGAGGAATGAGGCGCGAGAAGGGAATATTATTGTTCTTTGCAAACGCTTGCATAAACTTAAAACCGACGCCACAGCCGCAAAGATTCTTGAAAGGATAAGGGTCGTCGGAACGTCTTGGGTTGAGAATGGCGACTGCCGGTGGCATATCCTCGTCGGGGACGTGGTGGTCGCAAATGATAAAGTCTATACCAAGCTCCTTGGCATAGGCTATTTCCTTGATAGCCTTAATGCCGCAATCAAGTATAATGATGAGTTTTACACCGGTTTCCTTTGCAAAGTCTATTCCTTTTTTGCTTACTCCATAGCCTTCTTCGTATCGGTCGGGAATGTAATAATCTATGTTGGAATAGAACTGTCGCAGAAATTTATACACCAATGCTACTGCCGTACAGCCGTCTACATCGTAGTCGCCATACACCATAATGCGCTCTTTTCGTCCCATGGCATCATTCAGCCTGTCAACGGCCACGTCCATATCCTTCATTAGGAAAGGATTGATGAGGTCGGATAGCTGTGGACGGAAGAATCTCTTCGCCGCACTTTCGGTAGTGATGCCACGCTTTATGAGGAGCGAAGCGAGGGTCGGACTTATGTTGAGTTTCTCTCCAAGCTCATTAGCTGCATTTGTCTGTTCAGATGTAGATGGTGTGTAGTTCCATTTAAAATGCATTTTAATTGTTTTTATTTCTGCTTGTAAAGGTACGAAAAAAAAGCGTAAGTCTGAAAAACTTACGCTTTTTTAATTCTATCTAACTATTAGCCGGCATTTGCCCGATAATAGTCAGGCTGTTTATATTCTTTTATTAGATGCCCATCTTCTGACGGATGTTAGCAGGAATTGCATTCTTGTTTACCATATAGTCCATTGTGTTGGCAGCAATGAATGTCTTTGTCATATACCAGATACCCTTGTACTTGCCTGTTTCGCCCCAAGAGTTCTTTACCATATAGTATTCCTTGCCGTTCTGGTCTTTAGCGATACCGAAGATAAGCATACCGTGGTCGTCTGTAAGCTCCCAGTTGTCGTAACGCTCCTGACGAAGCTGCTGTGTAGGAGTGATTTCAGGAACCTTTGCACCCATTTCTGCGATAAGGTCTTTCTGCTTTGCAGATGAAAGACCCAACCAACGTGCCATATCGCTGCCCTGCATGCTCTGAGCCTTCTTACCGTCTACCATATATGCAAGAC
The Prevotella sp. HUN102 genome window above contains:
- a CDS encoding ATP-dependent DNA helicase RecQ, with protein sequence MTYKEILHKYWGYPDFRGIQAEVIESIGAGKDTLGLMPTGGGKSLTFQVPAMATEGVCIVITPLISLMKDQVDHLKRQGIKAAAIYSGMSRDEIVTTLENCIFGGIKLLYISPERLSSDLFQIKVKRMKVSFITVDEAHCISQWGYDFRPSYLEIIKIREILPNIPILALTATATPEVVKDIQTQLGFREENAFRMSFERKNLAYVLRETEDKMEEMVHILKSVGGTAIVYCRSRQRTKEVAKYLIHKQISSTWYHAGLEPTVKDQRQNDWQEDKVRVMVATNAFGMGIDKPDVRIVIHIDAPSSPEAYFQEAGRGGRDGRKAYAILLYTRNHDERNLRKRIEDTFPSREYIQNVYEHLAYFYQIGVGSGMDATYEFPIDKFCVAFKHFPIQVNAALLIIQRAGYLEYVQDPDTKARVRFILSRNELYRLDNSTPNENNVITALLRNYGGLFTDYCYIDESYIAQEAGLDRNQTYMVLQNLSKKRIINFIPRKNIPLIRYTLDRVDGEQLCIPKEVYEDRKEKFEERILAMINYCQNNRVCRSRQLLRYFGETESTDCGHCDVCLNHKAEEKNTTSLIKKAILNILNDGKKHHITELKEIPTDTSTTNIDYLSQTLQDLLAEEEIMMDGSFVFRTK
- the recJ gene encoding single-stranded-DNA-specific exonuclease RecJ, whose translation is MHFKWNYTPSTSEQTNAANELGEKLNISPTLASLLIKRGITTESAAKRFFRPQLSDLINPFLMKDMDVAVDRLNDAMGRKERIMVYGDYDVDGCTAVALVYKFLRQFYSNIDYYIPDRYEEGYGVSKKGIDFAKETGVKLIIILDCGIKAIKEIAYAKELGIDFIICDHHVPDEDMPPAVAILNPRRSDDPYPFKNLCGCGVGFKFMQAFAKNNNIPFSRLIPLLDFCAVSIAADLVPVVDENRILAFHGLKQLNQNPSVGLKAIIDICGLNGRELSMSDIIFKIGPRINASGRMENGRESVDLLVERDLATALVAAKHIDEYNEKRKDVDRQMTEEANQIVERLENQKHQTSIVLYDEHWKKGVIGIVASRLTEIYYRPTIVITRDEDFATGSARSVAGFDLYSAIKSCSDLLQNFGGHTYAAGLTLKWDNVKEFRIRFQKYVDEHILPEQTEASLDIDAVIDFKDITKKLHNDLKRFAPFGPSNPKPLFCTKDVFDFGTSKVVGREQEHIKLELVDSKSNNVMNGIAFGQSQSARYIKSKRSFDIVYTIEDNVFKRGAVQLQIEGIRPSEEE